The nucleotide sequence GTAGAAGTATCCCAACCATTTCTGACCTTTTTGATCCATGTAATTTTGACTTGTCATATCCAGAACTCCTagaaaagtgtgaaaatattgatctgACTATTTCAGAATCACTGGTAGAATTAATTGAGCAAGACACCAGGGAACAGGCTAAAGGAAATGCATTTTTCAGGCACAGAGCTGGGCGCATTGGTGCATCTCTGAGTTGGGCAGTAGCTCATACTAACCCTGCTATGCCATCACAATCCTTAATCAAGTCCATCTCATATCCTGATCTGTTCAAAGTTACTACTAAAGCAATCATTCATGGCCGTAAGAATGAGAGTGCTGCAGTGAATGCTTATACTAAGACTATGCTAGAGACTCACAGAGATCTGAAAGTTGAACAATGTGGTATGATAGTGGATAAACAGCACCCCTGGATAAATGCTACTCCAGATTTTTTGGTATCATGTTCATGCTGTGGGAATGGTTGTGGAGAAGTCAAATGCCCTTACAACATTGAAAACTGTGACCTTGAAAGTTATGTGGAAAAGAAGAATTCATGTCTTGAAAAGGTCAATGGAAAGGTACAGCTCAAGAGAAATCACCAGTACTTTTTTCAAATACAGCAACAGTTGTTTATCACAGACTCTCAGTATTGTGACTTTGTTGTGTGCTCTTTTGAcaataacaatcaaacaaagtttttcttGGAGAGAATTTACAAGGACATTTCACACTGGGAATCAGTTCTTCCAAAACTCACCAAAGTGTGGAGATCTTGTATCCTACCTGAAATCTTAGGAAGATGGTACACTAGGAAGCATAAAATTGCTGCACCTGTACCAGCAGGTGATATAAAGCCTGTTTGCTACTGCAGAAAACCCAAACCAGAAGAAAGCACAGTGCCTTGTCAAAACCCCAAGTGCCCATTCATTGAGTTTCACCTCTCATGTTTAGGGATATCTGATCCCTTACCCAAAGTATGGTACTGTCCAAGCTGCCAGTTACTTCCAGAATGTAAGAAAGCCAAGAGAGTTACTAAGATCAAGCCTGATTGTCAAAAGAACCCTGATTTCGATGAAGCAATGAAATTACAGTCCATTTGTGTTTGCAAAGCTAAACCTGTTGTAGGGGAAAAGCTGCTGAAATGTCATAGTCAGTGTCAGAGTGGGAAATTTTTCCATCTGAAATGTCTAAACTAAAAGAGGATGCCCAATAACAGCAAGCTATATTGGGTctgcaaaaattgcaaagtgaagaaaaaacctGCAGACAAGTCTTCATTAACTATCCCTACCACATGTTCTTCTTATACCACCAGTACTACATGTACTGTCAATAATCCATCAGCTTCAGTTGTGTCTGGaactgaatatgaaagtgacGAGGACATAGAAATACCCTGTGTGACTGAAAGCAGAACAGCTTCTGAATCCTTTGAAGATCTACATGAAAATGAGTCAAATAGATACTGTACTGgagatgaatatgaaagtgatgaGGACTTAAAAATAATCTGTGTGACTAAAGGTGTAGCTAACAGAATTGCATCTTTTGGAGATCTAGATGAGCATGACTATGACATTATCTCATCTCCTGATGACTGGTTGGATTGCAAAATAATACAGGCAGCACAAATATGCATCAAGAAAGTAAATCCTTTCATTGAGGGTTTTCAAAGACCAACTCTTGGAAGAGTAAGGAACTTTGACATAATGACCAGTGACTTTGTTCAAATCTTACACACAGGTAATTCACATTGGGTGTGCATTAGTTCTATTGGTTGCACATCAGTATGTGTTAATTTGTACGACAGTCTGTACAATGACATTATTGATGATGAAGTTGAGCAGCAAGTTAAAGATCTGCTACCAGATAACTTTGTTGGCATTGAAGTTGTACCAGTGCAGCAACAAATGAATGGCAGTGACTGTGGCGTTTTTGCAGTAGCATTTGCAACATGCCTTGTGTTTGAACTCAACCCTTCAGATTTTATGTTTGACATCCCAAGAATGAGACCACATTTACTTGAATGTTTGAGAGCTGgtgaaatcaaagtttttccacatttttaaatacattttacacaaaaaatgttgttttgttgtttcatgCTAATCTCAAGAGTAgcagtcattaaaaaaaaatccaagaagaATAATGAACTCAAGCTATTTTAAGCAGCTGTGCTCAATAAACAGTCCTTACTGCCCCCTGCAGTCATATAATttctgtaaatatatgaaatatcACAGCACAAATGAAATGTTGTCATTGTTGTCGATCCTTCTTGTAATggaagtatatttttttaaattattgatcTTACACAGTGCTCATTCCCAGTCACTTGCTCTCTTTTCATGGGGTtataatatttcttaaattatacacAGACTCTCCACCCCATCATATCATTTCATTAGCTACAATATATGACTATAATAGTACTGTATGAAGTATGGAGCTAATCAAATGGTACAATGGGTGGACACAGGTTTACAAGAGCTGAACATACTTTAATAATTCTGTCAATAATTGGTATTTCATCCTGTCCATTGTCATTGTTCAAGAAATCAGTGGGAAGAGTACTTTGAAGAATAGTATACTTGCGACGCAGCAAACCAATCACCCTCTCAACATGTATCCGTACACTTGCTagagctctttttttttccacatcaaTAGGATCCAGCTGTTCCCTCCCTTTCGTGTAGGCTGGTATCACGAGTCTTGCCTGTTTGAGAGCAACACTTTCTGTGATTGTGAAACCCCGGTCTGCCATAACCATGTCACCTggcaaaagtttttcaagaatgCCACAGTTTTCTGTCAAGAACTTATCAGAGGTACGTCCTCCCCATGCCTCTGACACAAAGGAAATAGCTCCTTGGGGAGAAATACCAATCAGTACTTTGATAGTATTGTGATGCTTGTAGGATGAAAATGTCTGAGCTCGAGCTAACAAGTTTGTAGGCTTATCaataaaaatctcaaaacagTCAATAACAACAGTGACTTTGGTTCCAAAGGCTTGTTGGAAACAAAGAGGCATTGTCTTCCATAGCTGGTGTCTTTCAGGCCAGTAAATAAGTGGGGACAATATGGCGGCGTAGCAACCGTTGTCAAGGTATAGGTCACgtgggtgaaaaccaagaatataTTATTTTCCATAGATGTGATTTTCCTCGGCTTTAAGGTGAGACCTTcaacagacttgtgttgtccaaaaACCATTGGTGGTAAGCAGAAagtgaataatttttgtcatatatttttaaattttatattttattaactGACCTTATCTTTGTCCTGTTTTAATATACCAGAAGCTGGTTTATCCAAAGTTTACACCAATCATTGTGTGGGAGCTACTGCCATCACTCTCAGCTTCAAGGCCAGGATTTCAATAGGCCACTTTGTGGCCATTTCAGGACACCAAAGTGAGCAGTCTCGTGATCTACAACTCTCATCATTCGACCTTTTAACTCCACAAATGCAGCCAAATCTTTTGAGAGCCTTGCCTACTTCCATCAACATCCATAGCCAGAAATCAGAAGTTTCTCAGCAATTGATGCCGTTCCAGACCAAACAAGTGACGACAAAATAGCTCTCTCAAATTTGTTTTACTCTGAATTTCAGAATGAGATCAAAGGATGGTTTTCTACTTTCATCTCACACTTTCCTCATGATTGAACAATGGCACTAATTGTTTACAGATACAAAGCTCAGAAACAgctttttttggtgaatttcaGGAAACgtgattacatttactttgattgCATTGATGAGTAAGGTCGTACCACAGGTTGTGCAATGGCTGGCTTTTAcacaattgtttcttttattttctggtcAAGTAAGGCTATACaaacatttttggttcaataaaaGGGAACTCTTTCGATAATTGCCAGGAGCATCCACCATTTGTCATCCCTGAAATTGCAAAGGTGTTGCCTAAAATGTAATATTTACATCTGAGTGATAACTCTTAGATGCCAGCTTGCGACTCTGCTTAGACAGATACACTATACCAACTAAGACCATTCCAAGCAAGGTTGACAGCCAATTTGTCTCACTGTTATAACCCCAATAGCAAGCAGGCAATGGAAGAAGCAAGGATGAAGTATAAAGGGGTACACTTCTCTCAAACAGTATATGCCACTGATATCCATCAAACGTCTAATGAAAAGGTGGAATAGAGCTGATAGTTACTCCGGATACTAAGATAACTTTGACATTGACACACGACATCATGATATCATTGTGGAGAAGGGTCTGATTAACCTGTCGTTAGTCGCCTCTGCCTAGGAATCAGGGGAAAGTGGTAAAAATGATTAAATACctcaaaaaaacttttcattaaagTGATGCTAAACTGTGGAGCTCACTTTCTTTAAGCATTTGACTATGCTAAtctttactttcatttaaaaccaaaattaactaTCGCGACTGCACATTgatattttggttatttttattaatttgtttacattttacCTTGTTTGCTTGTATTGCATGCCATTAAAAGTGACTTTAAATAAAATGGTTGAGTTGTGAGATACAGTCTTCTTATTGTGGTGTAGTGTTTTATATGACACAGCTAAATTAGAGTAGATATTGTAGATTAGATTATCActtaatgtattttaatacttttgagGTACTTCTTAAGATATAgttttttagattttacttgtttccattttttcctttatatacAGCCTTAATGTCTTATTTTAGGCCACTTCCACTCAGTTATGAATATACCTCCACCTGGAACTGAGAAATCTTTCCAGAGCAACCTGGCGACAAATGGCAAAAGACAGGCTACTTATTACACAATGGTCGTGTCACCATGTGGAAGCTAAGCCAAGGACGTAAACAATGTAAGCTTCAAAATCGCATGGAAATGACTTTTCTAGAATATCAGGCATTGTTATCGCCATGCTAAAGCCTGAATCTAAGACTAATTGAGGATGAGTTACTGCATAAGTGCTTACATGGCAAGAAACAGGATCAAAACAGATCTCTGAGTGGGATGGCGTGGctgagaaattcaaaagaaattaacattggAAGTGATACATTTCAATATTGGCGCAGTTGCTGTTGTTAAGCTTATCCAAGCCCTAGACATCCCTCTTTGGAAATATACTGAAGAGGGTTACAGGCTTCAAAATCTGCTTAGTGCAGATGTAGTGCAACATAAAAGCAAGTACCAAGAGGAGATGAAAAATGATCAGAGGCCACAGaatagggttagggttagggttagggttagggttagggttggggttagggttagggttggggttagggttagggtgagGGGTTAGggttggggttagggttagggtgagGGGTTAGggttggggttagggttagggttagggtgagGGGTTAGggttggggttagggttagggttagggttggggCTAGGAGTAGGGTTGGGGCTAGGGGTAGGGTGTAGGGTTAGGGTTcaaggttagggttagggttaggattgGGGCTAGGGGTTGGGTTGGGGCTAGGGGTTGGGTTGGGGCTAGGGGTTGGGTTGGGGCTAGGGGTAGGTTGCAGGGTTTGGGTTCAAGGTTAGGgtttgggttagggttagggtttagtGTTGAGGGTGAGGGTGAGGGTTAGggttggggttagggttagggttagggcttagggtttggggtttggggtttggggtttggggtttggggtttggggtttggggtttggggtttggggtttagggtttagggttagggtttagggttagggttagggtagtTCATTTAGCAAGGTTGCTTTATGagcaatgtttgtttgtttattaaacCTAATATTACAGATGAACAGTTCTTTGAAGTTGATAGCAACTTGGGGCATATGCTTTTTTTCACCCCTGAATGGTCTCCCAAATACTTcagaaaatgggcaaaagtAGTCTCTTAGCACACAGAGCAGCTATTCCAGAAGTATCACCAAGAACGAAAGTGAAAATAGAGGAGTGAGAGGTAAAGCATGTTGAGCTTAAGTATCGCCAAAAACCAAATAATTGAAAATAGAGGTGTGAGAGGTAAGGCATATGATCTGAGGTAACTTTCGGAGAACAGCTTCTATTAGTGGAAAGCAAGTGAAGATGATTCAAAGTTAGATTGCATATGAACTGATAGTTTCCTCAATAACCAAGGGAGGGAAGTATGACAATGTTACAAACAAAAGAGGTTATGCAAAACCTAGAGAAATCATCTTAAGATACAGCTCTGACTATGAAAGAAGTTGAAATACTATTTTCCCTTTCAACAGATATTATCATATACAACTTTTACAAGTATGCTAGAGACCATTTCTAGCACCTATCAACTCACAAACAATCTCAGCTTAGGTCTGGACAGGACGGATTTGTGTACAACTGGTTGTTCCACAAGAGCCCAAACACTCTCAAGATGGAGAAGGAATGTTTTGCTTCTTATGCaagcaacaaaaaattgtcACGCCACACCCTGTGAACAGTTTATGAGATGATCCAGCGACACAAAGATTCCATTGAGTCTGAAATACAGGGAAAAGTCTTTATATTTTGTTACCAAAAACTGTGAACTccacatttcatttaaaaaaaaaaagtgtaggAAAAGAAACTCCACAGAAATGACCTCATGTTTAAGGCATATAGGGCAGCATACTGGCTTGTCAAAGAGAAAGTCTGAAATCCAAATTTCTCATCATTGGCTAATCTGCAAACATTGTTTGGTTTTCATGAGAATTTCCAGTACTCAGCACAGAGTTCCATTGGGGTAATATTTTTCGTAATTAGCAGCTCTTTTGATGACAACTTGTTGGGGGAAGGTATAGAGAGCAAATTGCTCTGGTCTTTTAACTGCTAAGGTCAAAGATGTATCTTTCCTGGGAACAAAACAGAGAACATTGAAACACGTTCATTGCGGATtgaaatgttctgaaaaacTACACTAAGCCAATGCAAAAAGCAACTTGACCCTTCTcacaactcaaagaaaacacgCTCTGTCTAAAGGTGAAAGACTGTAGCTCTCTGCTTTCTAATAGTGCAACACTGATAACTGTCACCAAATCCACTGTCACCTCACTGCACTGTTTGTGCCACAAGCTTGCATCAAAGTACAACAACagctttcatcaaaaattgGCAATGGGTGGGCTTTGTCAGATGACAAGTTTTGTGGCAAGAGGCAACATCAGAGGGTCCATTTAGGTAGCATGTGTGCAAGACAACTAGATTCTGCTATTAAGGTTCTCTGCCACTGCTTGAACTTTCGAATTTAATGaggtaataacaagaaaaggaatggtaataaaattatgagaaataaccaaaattaaatttaactttttttggtcCACCATTCTTTACCAACACCTTTTGAAAGATTTATAAGCCCTCAGAGCATTAAAAGAATACAGCAGCCATACAGTGACATTATGACCACCATTGTCACcatcaaaatttcacaatagcTAAAAGGGAAGAGATGAGAAGCAGAGACCATTTAAAGTATTAACAGTTTGTTACTTTCACTCAAGTTTCATCTTCTCAGTTACTGATTTAATTGAAATATATCTCTAGCAAAACAactgtgaaatttcttcaacaacagttacacaaagctaattattgaaaggaaaattctgacAGATTAAAGTAATACTTTCTGAGTTTTGTCAAGAGAGGCTTGTGttgctgattttaaaacatgtacaaacaaCCACAGTTACTAATTTAACACATCAGACTACAGAACAATtaaggaaagtaacaaaaatgtattgctGCACAGTCTAGCAAGTTTATAATATAAGTACCTCCAACATCATGAATGTATCCTAACTAAAGTATCTGTGCATCTCTAATGATGCAGTCTGTTaaacaacagtctattgacaTGTTGCTAGGTGGATGTATCTATTTACCACtcagttttatctcatttgatctttccaaattttttcacaatacAAGGAGAGAGGAAAACACAAAGCTACCAAAACTAGGTTTTTGTAGAATAAGGAAGGCCATATGAACCACCACCACAAGCTCAGCCTGTTAAAAGGAATACGTTATCCATGACCCATGCTCAACTTTTTGACATAGTTGTCAGTACGGTGAACTGCCTCAATTTGGGAAGAAAATTTGGATAGGATCAGATGCATAACAGAAGTGCGATTAATCATCAATTCCAACCTCACCCTAAATACTATACAAACAACTGACTACACTATAATGGTTTGGttagtttttgtcatcattgaAGAATCTCTGCGAGCACTATTACCCAAAGTGCTTATGCCAAACCTTGCTATCATCTGAgcaatgtaaattttaagttcCTAACTTGTAAACTTGGTCTAACCAACTCTTTAGCAAATTATAATGGTTGATTTGCCTAATTGatgatttatttacaaattctgAATCCAGAGAggattaaaaaacatttaaataccCCCCCTTTGGTGTGTAACAAGAGTATTTGTGTAATCAATGCGAACATTACCAGGAGAAGGGCAGACcagaatattttactttttgtcaATATAAAGAGCAAACATTCGACTCTCCTGTTTCTTATGTCAACACCTGGTCTTCTTATTCTTCACCTTCGACCATGAGTTCAAATCAGTCAAAAATCTGCACTGGCCGAGAAGGGAAGAGCATATGCCAACAAATCGCCAGGACTGCCAAGAGAACAACTAACAAGTCACGAGGCTCGacaaaaaggcatttgaaaGCTCAAGACTTCAGAAACACACAAGCTGAGAGAACCCAACTAAACGGGTAAATTTGACAGCTGAAAGGTAAAACAATTCCTTATTCACCACCAACCTCGTTTTTCCAAGTTAAAGTTCAAGAGTTTAAGAATTCAGATATCACTTCTAATGTTATTGTAAAGACTTTACTCTTGTCAACAACTGACCAAGTATTCACATACCTaattaaactgtttacattcaaGCAAAAGATACCTGTCTATTTAAAGAAATCCAAGAAGCATTAATGCTATGTTTTAGGAAGTgtgtaaacaaacttttatgCTAGTATTATATGCAGATAGTAGTATATAATGCCTCCTAAAATAGATTTTTTAACACTTATCGCAAAAAGAGACAGCACAATAGCTTCATTGAATGACTTATTTGAATTCCATGTGTTTTACCAAGTTGAACCAAGTTTGAGTAgtcttgaaaatgtatagaaacaTGTTAAATATAAATAGAGAAGTGTTAAATAGCAGCAAGACACAATTGCTGACAGACTTACTGAATCAGCGTCAGAAGaattacaaacaaagaatcaagTAGTTGGTGATGAAGCCAAagctaagtttttaaaatacGCAGAGCGATTTGCAATTTATCAGAAATCGTTTGTGATTTTAAAGCTGCTGTTTAAATAGGAAGTGCTTAAAGCAATGGCATcagtaataacaaaaatgaccgatGTTTTGAGTTTGCAAAAGTACACAGGCTAGAGAAATTGTCAGTTCCCACGTGGGATGGTGTTAGAAAATCTTACACAACTTAGGAGCACGAATTTCAGTATTGAATAAATAAGTGCAAACAAGACAAAGATTAACAATTGCAAAGGCTTCAGAAAGCGGTTCCTAAAAACTGTTTTGGTTGGAGTAAGTAAGTAAGGCAAAATGATTGAGCAGGCGTGGAAAATTCTCAATACCAAATTTGGAgatcaaaggaaattaatgGATACACCCTTAAGTGAAATTACAAATCTCCAGCCAGTAAAGTGCAACTCGAAATTGCTTTGTCACTATGTGGCTAGAATTCTTGGTTTCATAAACAGCATGGATCAAATGGCTGCGCAGTGACAAATGCCTCAGAAGCACCTTTTGTAATGTCTCAGCTTTTATCAAAGTTAGATCCAAAACATAACATTGAGTTTGGCtaagaaatttatttctcaGCCAAAAATGAGAAATGCATTGAGTGGTTGGATTACCAGAGGAGAGAAAGCCTATGGTTCAGCCATATTCCTCAGATGGAAACTTACAGATGGCAGTTATTACTGCATACTGCACGTGGTTAAAGCATTTGTTGCCccttcaaagaaaaagtcaGTACCGTGCTTGGAGTTGACGGGGTGCCTCTCAATTGCAAGATTATACATTACATGTAAAGAAGCACTAGAATTTGCTGAAAGAAGCACTAGAATTTGCTGAA is from Pocillopora verrucosa isolate sample1 chromosome 7, ASM3666991v2, whole genome shotgun sequence and encodes:
- the LOC136282550 gene encoding uncharacterized protein, with the protein product LDNGCYAAILSPLIYWPERHQLWKTMPLCFQQAFGTKVTVVIDCFEIFIDKPTNLLARAQTFSSYKHHNTIKVLIGISPQGAISFVSEAWGGRTSDKFLTENCGILEKLLPGDMVMADRGFTITESVALKQARLVIPAYTKGREQLDPIDVEKKRALASVRIHVERVIGLLRRKYTILQSTLPTDFLNNDNGQDEIPIIDRIIKVCSALVNLCPPIVPFD